Proteins from one Niallia circulans genomic window:
- a CDS encoding peptidase U32 family protein has translation MKKPELLVTPITVEDIIPLIDCGADAFVVGEQKFGLRLAGEFKRDDVKKAIELAHSQDKKVYVAINGVFHNDKIDELYDYIAFLKDVSADGIIFGDPAVLMVAREVAPDMKLHWNTETTGTNWYTCNYWGRKGAKRAVLARELSMDAIIEMKENAEVEIEVQVHGMTTMFQSKRTLLGHYFQHQGKDEEMADRQRDKDYFLHDKERENKYPIFEDENGTHIMSPNDICIVDELQELMDAGIDSFKIDGILKDSAYIQKVTSIYHRAIMMYINDPDQYEEEKDSLLAEIEQIQPANRQLDTGFFFKETVY, from the coding sequence ATGAAAAAACCTGAATTGCTTGTTACACCAATTACAGTTGAAGACATTATTCCATTGATTGATTGCGGAGCAGATGCCTTTGTGGTCGGTGAACAGAAATTTGGATTGCGTTTAGCAGGAGAATTTAAACGCGATGATGTAAAAAAAGCGATTGAGCTTGCACATTCACAGGATAAAAAGGTTTACGTGGCAATCAACGGCGTTTTTCACAATGACAAGATTGATGAGCTTTATGACTATATTGCATTCTTAAAGGATGTATCAGCAGACGGCATTATATTTGGTGACCCGGCTGTGCTTATGGTGGCTCGTGAAGTTGCTCCTGACATGAAATTGCATTGGAATACGGAAACGACTGGAACTAACTGGTATACATGTAATTACTGGGGCAGAAAAGGCGCTAAGCGTGCAGTGCTAGCAAGGGAATTAAGCATGGATGCTATCATTGAAATGAAGGAAAATGCAGAAGTTGAAATAGAAGTGCAAGTGCATGGAATGACAACGATGTTCCAATCAAAACGAACTCTGTTAGGACATTACTTCCAACATCAAGGAAAAGACGAAGAAATGGCTGATAGACAGCGCGATAAAGATTACTTCCTTCATGATAAAGAAAGAGAAAACAAATATCCTATTTTTGAAGACGAGAACGGAACACATATTATGAGTCCTAATGATATTTGTATCGTGGATGAGCTTCAGGAATTAATGGATGCAGGAATTGACTCCTTCAAGATTGATGGAATTTTAAAAGATTCTGCTTATATTCAAAAGGTGACAAGCATTTATCATCGTGCCATTATGATGTATATAAATGACCCGGACCAATATGAGGAAGAGAAAGACAGCCTTTTAGCGGAAATTGAACAAATACAGCCGGCAAACAGACAATTGGACACAGGATTTTTCTTTAAGGAAACAGTGTATTAA
- the alaS gene encoding alanine--tRNA ligase: MKVLTGAEIRRKFLDFFQEKGHNVEPSASLVPHEDPSLLWINSGVATLKKYFDGRVIPENPRITNAQKSIRTNDIENVGKTARHQTFFEMLGNFSIGDYFKEEAIDWAWEFLTDEKWIGFDKEKLSVTVHPEDEEAYVLWRDKIGIPESRIIRLEGNFWDIGEGPSGPNTEIFYDRGQEYGNDLNDPELYPGGENDRYLEVWNLVFSEFNHNPDGTYTPLPKKNIDTGMGLERMASVIQNVPTNFDTDLFTPIIKATEQIADVKYGAAKDTDEAFKVIADHIRTVAFAIGDGALPSNEGRGYVLRRLLRRAVRYAKKININRPFMFELVPVVGEIMVDYYPTVKEKSAFIQKVMKSEEERFHETLNEGLSILGDVMEKEKASGNLLISGEDVFRLYDTYGFPVELTEEYAEEQGMKIDHEGFEKEMESQRERARKARQKVGSMQVQSSVLGEIKVESEFVGYQALSTTATVTALLVDGEIVETAEEGQEIQFVLDKTPFYAESGGQIADAGTVSSDSVVILVQDVQKAPNGQNLHRGVVQSGVVTVNDKVEAAVDRSNRSKIIKNHTATHLLHQALKDVLGTHVNQAGSLVQTDRLRFDFSHFGQITAEELEKIEKIVNEKIWDSIPVQIDYKDIEEAKAMGAMALFGEKYGKVVRVVQVGDYSLELCGGIHVDNTSTIGLFKIVTEAGIGAGTRRIEAVTGQAAYQQLTEQLNILKDAAGKLKTNPKDVGTRIDTIQAELKQLQRENESLAAKLSNIEAGNLVDQVKDVDGINVLAANIKGVDMNNLRTMADDLKQKLESGIIVLGSANDDKVNLIAAVTKDLMDKGYHAGKIIKEVATRCGGGGGGRPDMAQAGGKDPSKLQDALNHVEEYIKSI, encoded by the coding sequence ATGAAAGTATTAACAGGAGCAGAAATCAGAAGAAAGTTTCTCGATTTTTTCCAGGAAAAAGGCCATAATGTTGAGCCGAGTGCATCATTAGTTCCCCATGAGGATCCATCATTGCTGTGGATTAACAGCGGTGTTGCAACATTAAAGAAATATTTTGACGGTCGTGTTATTCCGGAAAATCCAAGAATTACAAATGCACAAAAATCAATTCGTACAAACGATATTGAAAATGTCGGAAAAACAGCAAGACACCAAACATTTTTTGAAATGCTAGGTAACTTCTCCATTGGCGATTATTTCAAAGAAGAAGCTATTGACTGGGCTTGGGAGTTTTTGACGGACGAAAAATGGATTGGTTTTGATAAAGAGAAACTATCTGTAACAGTTCACCCAGAGGATGAAGAGGCTTACGTATTATGGCGAGACAAAATCGGAATTCCAGAAAGCCGCATTATTCGTCTTGAAGGAAACTTCTGGGATATCGGTGAAGGACCAAGTGGACCAAACACAGAGATTTTCTATGATCGTGGCCAAGAATACGGCAATGATTTAAATGATCCTGAATTATATCCAGGCGGCGAAAATGACCGTTACTTAGAAGTATGGAACCTTGTATTCTCTGAATTTAACCACAATCCAGACGGCACATACACTCCGCTTCCGAAGAAAAACATTGATACAGGAATGGGACTTGAGCGTATGGCTTCTGTTATCCAAAATGTTCCTACTAATTTTGACACAGATCTGTTCACGCCAATTATAAAGGCAACAGAACAAATTGCTGATGTGAAATATGGTGCAGCTAAGGATACAGATGAAGCGTTCAAAGTAATTGCGGATCATATTCGTACAGTAGCATTTGCGATAGGTGACGGGGCATTACCTTCCAATGAAGGAAGAGGATATGTTCTAAGACGTTTGCTGCGCAGAGCTGTCCGCTATGCGAAAAAAATCAATATTAACCGTCCGTTTATGTTTGAGCTTGTTCCTGTTGTGGGAGAAATCATGGTTGATTATTACCCAACAGTTAAAGAAAAATCAGCGTTTATCCAAAAAGTAATGAAGAGTGAGGAAGAACGTTTCCATGAAACGCTAAATGAAGGCTTGTCTATTCTTGGTGATGTAATGGAAAAGGAAAAAGCGTCTGGAAATCTGCTTATTTCAGGTGAAGACGTATTCCGCCTTTATGACACTTATGGATTCCCTGTTGAATTAACAGAGGAATATGCAGAAGAGCAAGGCATGAAAATCGACCATGAAGGCTTTGAGAAGGAAATGGAAAGCCAGCGTGAAAGAGCTCGCAAAGCGCGCCAAAAAGTGGGAAGCATGCAAGTTCAATCAAGTGTTCTTGGTGAAATCAAAGTGGAAAGCGAATTTGTCGGCTACCAAGCATTGTCAACAACAGCAACTGTTACTGCGCTTTTAGTTGATGGTGAAATCGTAGAGACAGCAGAAGAAGGACAGGAAATCCAGTTTGTTTTGGACAAGACACCTTTTTATGCGGAAAGCGGCGGTCAAATCGCAGATGCAGGAACAGTTTCATCAGATTCAGTTGTCATCTTAGTTCAAGATGTACAAAAAGCGCCAAACGGACAAAACCTGCATCGAGGCGTTGTTCAATCAGGTGTGGTAACAGTTAATGATAAAGTGGAAGCTGCTGTTGACAGAAGCAACCGTTCGAAAATAATTAAAAACCATACGGCAACACATTTGCTTCACCAAGCACTGAAGGATGTACTTGGAACGCATGTAAACCAAGCTGGTTCGCTTGTACAGACAGATCGTTTACGCTTTGACTTCTCTCATTTTGGTCAAATTACAGCAGAAGAGCTGGAGAAAATTGAAAAAATCGTCAATGAAAAAATTTGGGATAGCATTCCTGTCCAAATTGACTATAAAGATATCGAAGAAGCGAAAGCAATGGGTGCAATGGCATTGTTTGGCGAAAAGTATGGGAAAGTGGTTCGTGTTGTTCAAGTGGGCGATTACAGCCTTGAGCTTTGCGGCGGTATTCATGTTGATAATACTTCTACTATCGGCCTATTTAAAATCGTTACAGAAGCTGGTATTGGTGCTGGCACAAGAAGGATTGAAGCAGTTACAGGACAAGCAGCATATCAGCAGCTGACTGAGCAGCTTAATATTCTGAAAGACGCAGCAGGCAAGCTTAAAACGAATCCAAAAGATGTGGGTACAAGAATTGATACGATCCAAGCAGAATTAAAACAGCTGCAGCGTGAAAACGAATCTCTTGCAGCGAAACTAAGCAATATCGAGGCAGGCAATTTAGTTGACCAAGTAAAAGATGTTGATGGCATCAACGTACTTGCAGCAAATATTAAAGGTGTTGATATGAACAACCTGCGCACAATGGCAGATGACTTGAAGCAAAAGCTAGAGTCTGGCATTATTGTTCTTGGTAGTGCAAATGATGATAAAGTCAATTTAATTGCAGCAGTTACAAAAGACTTGATGGATAAAGGCTATCATGCTGGTAAGATCATCAAAGAAGTGGCAACTCGCTGTGGTGGAGGCGGCGGTGGCCGTCCAGATATGGCTCAAGCTGGCGGTAAAGACCCATCTAAACTGCAAGATGCATTAAATCATGTCGAAGAATATATCAAATCCATTTGA
- the greA gene encoding transcription elongation factor GreA, translated as MAIEKEFPMTVAGKEKLEQELEQLKTVKRKEVVERIKIARSFGDLSENSEYDSAKEEQAFVEGRITTLENMIRNAKIISEDELDRDTVSLGSSVTFIELPDGDEETYTIVGSAEADPFEGKISNDSPIAKSLIGKKVGDKVVVQTPGGEMNVEIVTIK; from the coding sequence TTGGCTATCGAAAAAGAATTTCCAATGACAGTTGCTGGTAAAGAGAAGTTAGAACAAGAACTTGAACAATTAAAGACGGTAAAACGTAAAGAAGTAGTTGAACGTATAAAAATAGCTCGTAGCTTTGGAGACTTATCAGAGAATTCAGAGTATGATTCAGCGAAGGAAGAACAAGCTTTTGTGGAAGGGCGCATCACAACGCTTGAAAACATGATCCGCAATGCAAAAATCATTTCTGAGGATGAGCTTGATCGTGACACTGTTTCACTTGGCAGCTCTGTTACATTCATCGAGCTTCCAGATGGTGACGAAGAAACGTACACAATCGTAGGTAGCGCTGAGGCAGACCCGTTTGAAGGGAAAATCTCCAATGATTCACCGATTGCAAAGAGCCTTATTGGCAAGAAGGTCGGCGATAAAGTGGTTGTTCAAACACCAGGCGGAGAAATGAACGTAGAAATCGTTACAATTAAATAA
- the udk gene encoding uridine kinase → MQRKPVVIGVAGGSGSGKTSVTKAIFEHFQGHSILMIEQDYYYKDQSHLPFEERLETNYDHPLAFDTDLLIEHIQTLLQYEKIEKPVYNYAMHTRSDETIVVEPRDVIIVEGILILEDERLRNLMDMKLYVDTDADLRIIRRLVRDIQDRGRTMDSVIDQYVSVVRPMHNQFIEPTKRYADIIIPEGGQNHVAIDLMVTKIQTILEQKSLL, encoded by the coding sequence ATGCAGCGCAAACCAGTTGTAATTGGTGTCGCAGGTGGCTCCGGATCAGGAAAAACAAGCGTGACCAAGGCTATTTTTGAGCATTTTCAAGGACATTCCATCCTGATGATAGAACAGGATTATTATTATAAAGATCAATCACATCTTCCATTCGAAGAAAGATTAGAAACAAATTATGACCACCCGCTTGCATTCGACACAGACTTATTAATCGAACATATTCAAACATTGCTTCAATATGAAAAAATCGAAAAGCCTGTCTATAATTATGCAATGCATACTAGATCAGATGAGACGATTGTTGTCGAACCAAGAGATGTTATTATTGTCGAAGGTATTTTGATTCTTGAGGATGAAAGATTACGCAATTTAATGGATATGAAGCTGTATGTTGATACGGATGCTGATCTACGCATTATTAGAAGACTAGTAAGAGATATTCAAGACAGAGGCAGAACAATGGACTCTGTTATTGATCAGTATGTTAGTGTTGTCAGACCAATGCATAATCAATTCATTGAACCGACAAAACGCTATGCAGATATCATCATCCCTGAAGGCGGGCAAAATCATGTTGCCATTGATTTAATGGTAACGAAAATACAGACAATCCTTGAACAGAAGTCTTTGTTATAA
- the ruvX gene encoding Holliday junction resolvase RuvX has product MRTMGLDVGSKTVGVAISDALGWTAQGIETVKIDEEKEEFGFDRLGVLIVEHDVSKIVVGLPKNMNGSIGFRGEASQHYGKLLEERFGLPVAFWDERLTTMAAERVLLEADVSRKKRKKVIDKMAASMILQGYMDSQK; this is encoded by the coding sequence ATGCGGACAATGGGCTTGGATGTTGGCTCAAAAACGGTAGGCGTTGCCATAAGTGATGCTTTGGGCTGGACAGCCCAAGGCATTGAAACAGTAAAAATCGATGAAGAGAAAGAAGAATTCGGTTTTGACCGTTTAGGAGTATTGATTGTTGAGCATGATGTAAGTAAAATAGTGGTTGGCCTCCCAAAAAACATGAATGGCAGTATTGGCTTTCGCGGAGAAGCGAGTCAGCATTACGGTAAGCTTCTCGAGGAAAGATTCGGTCTTCCAGTTGCGTTTTGGGATGAGCGGCTGACAACGATGGCTGCTGAAAGAGTGCTGCTTGAAGCAGATGTTAGCAGAAAAAAAAGAAAAAAAGTAATTGATAAGATGGCAGCATCTATGATATTGCAAGGCTATATGGATAGCCAGAAATGA
- the mltG gene encoding endolytic transglycosylase MltG, with protein sequence MAERRNEAKTIRRIVGMTILVLAVLIVAVSLTSYFYIKSSLKPVDADSKKEIVVDIPIGSSVTYIAQTLQDNGLVKNARVFKYYVKFKNESEFMAGEYHMNPSMTIQEIIDSLKTGKIMQEPIFSMTIPEGKQLDEIAAIIADKTKQPKDKVFKSLNDEKFIQSLMSKYPTILTTEVWAKDIKYPLEGYLFPATYAFYKESPSLEEIVSVMLDKTQSVVEKYRQDIEREDLTVHQFLTMSSLIEEEATEKADRDKIASVFYNRIKEGMPLQTDPTVLYSQGKHKERVTYKDLEVDSPYNTYKNKGLTPGPISNAGTMSMEAALHPAKTDYLYFLAAGDGTVYFSSTLEEHNSLKAKYITNK encoded by the coding sequence ATGGCTGAAAGGCGAAATGAAGCAAAAACAATAAGAAGAATTGTCGGCATGACTATCCTTGTACTGGCAGTTTTAATAGTTGCAGTATCACTTACAAGCTATTTTTACATTAAGTCAAGTTTGAAACCTGTCGATGCTGACAGCAAAAAAGAAATAGTTGTCGATATACCTATTGGCTCCAGTGTAACGTATATCGCTCAAACGTTACAGGACAACGGACTCGTCAAAAATGCCAGGGTGTTTAAATATTATGTAAAGTTTAAAAATGAGTCCGAGTTCATGGCAGGAGAGTATCACATGAATCCTTCCATGACAATTCAAGAAATCATTGACAGCTTAAAGACAGGTAAAATTATGCAAGAGCCAATTTTCTCGATGACGATACCTGAAGGCAAACAGCTTGATGAAATTGCCGCAATCATAGCGGACAAAACAAAACAACCAAAAGATAAAGTGTTCAAAAGTCTTAATGATGAGAAATTTATTCAGTCATTAATGAGCAAGTATCCAACGATTCTTACGACAGAAGTATGGGCGAAGGATATTAAATATCCGTTAGAAGGGTATCTTTTCCCTGCGACATACGCCTTTTATAAAGAATCTCCAAGCCTTGAAGAAATTGTATCTGTAATGCTCGACAAAACCCAAAGTGTTGTTGAGAAATACAGGCAGGATATTGAACGAGAGGATTTAACTGTCCACCAATTTCTGACGATGTCCTCACTTATTGAGGAGGAAGCAACAGAAAAGGCTGACCGAGATAAAATTGCAAGCGTATTTTATAACCGTATCAAGGAAGGAATGCCACTGCAGACAGATCCAACTGTGTTGTACTCACAAGGAAAACATAAGGAAAGAGTCACATATAAGGATTTAGAAGTGGATTCACCGTACAACACGTACAAGAATAAGGGACTTACACCAGGTCCGATTTCTAATGCTGGAACTATGTCAATGGAAGCTGCTCTTCATCCAGCGAAAACAGATTATCTGTATTTCTTAGCAGCTGGTGATGGTACTGTTTATTTTTCTAGTACTTTAGAAGAACATAATTCCTTAAAGGCTAAATATATTACCAATAAATAA
- a CDS encoding DUF1292 domain-containing protein, translated as MEHGETNTITVVDEQGNEQLCEILFTFESDEFGKSYVLYYPIGEDDSEDDEIDIHASSFIPNEETGDGELSPIETDEEWDLVEEMLNTFLAKEEEEE; from the coding sequence ATGGAACACGGAGAAACAAATACAATTACAGTAGTAGACGAGCAAGGAAACGAACAATTATGCGAAATTTTGTTCACATTTGAATCAGATGAATTCGGCAAATCATATGTCCTTTATTACCCAATTGGTGAAGATGACAGTGAAGATGACGAAATCGACATTCATGCATCTTCTTTCATTCCAAACGAAGAAACTGGCGATGGTGAGCTTTCACCAATCGAAACAGATGAAGAGTGGGATTTAGTTGAGGAAATGCTTAACACTTTCCTTGCTAAAGAAGAGGAAGAAGAATAA
- a CDS encoding O-methyltransferase, giving the protein MQNEEQVLKYIENLIPDRSEAFKEIEQYAIEHDVPIMELVGIETLLQLLRMHQPKKILEIGTAIGYSALRMAEALPECKVVSVERDEQRHNKALSNVETMNMSSQVFLIKGDALEVEHLVSEHGPFDVLFIDAAKSQYRKFFDIYSKMLSPNGVIFTDNILFHGLVAEEKLESRNLRQLIRKIKEFNIWLMEHPDYHTAIMPVGDGLAISKKRG; this is encoded by the coding sequence TTGCAGAATGAAGAGCAAGTGCTGAAATATATCGAGAATTTAATTCCAGATAGAAGTGAAGCCTTTAAAGAGATTGAACAATATGCAATTGAGCACGATGTGCCGATTATGGAGCTTGTGGGAATTGAAACATTGCTTCAGCTGCTAAGGATGCACCAACCGAAAAAAATCCTTGAAATTGGGACAGCAATTGGCTATTCTGCACTGCGTATGGCTGAAGCTTTGCCTGAATGTAAGGTAGTTTCGGTTGAGCGGGATGAGCAACGTCACAATAAGGCTTTATCAAATGTAGAGACAATGAACATGAGCTCACAAGTTTTCTTAATAAAAGGTGATGCATTAGAAGTAGAGCATCTAGTGAGCGAGCATGGCCCTTTTGATGTATTATTTATTGACGCTGCCAAAAGCCAATATCGGAAATTCTTTGATATATATTCGAAAATGCTTTCTCCTAACGGTGTGATATTTACGGATAATATATTATTCCATGGGCTTGTTGCCGAAGAGAAATTAGAAAGCCGGAATTTAAGACAGCTTATCCGAAAGATAAAAGAATTTAATATTTGGCTAATGGAACACCCAGATTACCATACAGCGATCATGCCTGTTGGTGACGGGTTAGCGATTAGTAAAAAGAGGGGATAA
- a CDS encoding peptidoglycan D,D-transpeptidase FtsI family protein yields MWRNRAIFIGVFFICMLGVLLARLVQIQLIETEHFTKHNINLVEASVKQRSQEMVLDNGRGGFLDRDGESLTQQTKTVLILFPFLKNMEWDSKKIADIIGTTEYTLTKTIAEAKEPVVLGGSKPLELSAEQMTDINSLKIPGVFAVNKKYRVQNDLAEQLIGITGQNEEQLAARYPDKKLSYDTLMGLTGLEKSFDEFLLPDGESKLVYHVDATGGPLFGINVKYVEPGNPFYPVNIKTTIDKELQENAEQLADKHGIKKGGLVLLDMETNTVAAMVSRPNINSSSPYETDGINNFMLKQQIVGSVFKTVVAAAAIDNKLDNNDAVYNCSQKINGDPDPVYQHGMLNFTDSFAVSCNNTFATIAKDLQIIDEHMLEDYADKLSLTATVGWQGSIFHSSDFKQIQDEEKGRVFLSEEARKDKNYVALTGIGQNEVRVTPLAVANMMATIARGGEKQAVRVASEIEYKNGSTLLTFEQKQLAGDTIKPYTAERLQKLLREVVENKEGTGRWFQNLPYEVAGKSGTAETGIYKGKEQLHNKWFAGYFPYDNPKYALVAVNLEVFADEGGVNPLFADMVKMVYDHDHNENKQE; encoded by the coding sequence ATGTGGAGAAACAGGGCAATTTTTATCGGAGTGTTTTTTATATGCATGCTTGGCGTGCTGCTGGCAAGACTAGTTCAAATTCAGCTTATTGAAACAGAACATTTTACAAAGCATAATATTAACCTAGTTGAAGCAAGTGTCAAGCAACGATCACAAGAAATGGTATTGGATAACGGCAGAGGCGGTTTTTTAGACAGAGATGGGGAGTCGCTAACACAACAAACAAAAACTGTTTTGATTCTATTTCCGTTCCTAAAAAACATGGAGTGGGATAGCAAAAAAATTGCGGATATTATTGGCACAACAGAATATACTTTAACGAAAACAATCGCAGAGGCAAAAGAGCCGGTTGTGCTTGGGGGAAGCAAGCCTCTTGAATTGTCTGCAGAACAAATGACGGACATTAATAGTCTTAAAATTCCCGGTGTGTTTGCCGTAAATAAAAAATACAGGGTCCAAAACGATTTAGCAGAACAGCTCATAGGGATTACAGGACAAAATGAGGAACAGCTTGCCGCCAGATATCCTGATAAAAAGCTGTCCTACGATACATTAATGGGTCTGACTGGACTAGAGAAAAGCTTCGATGAATTTCTCCTCCCAGATGGTGAATCAAAGCTTGTTTATCATGTTGATGCAACAGGTGGTCCTTTGTTTGGCATAAATGTCAAATATGTGGAGCCGGGAAATCCTTTTTATCCAGTGAATATTAAAACAACCATTGATAAAGAGCTACAAGAAAATGCAGAACAATTAGCGGACAAGCATGGAATTAAAAAAGGCGGACTTGTGCTCTTAGATATGGAGACAAATACCGTCGCTGCCATGGTATCACGTCCAAATATAAACTCAAGCAGTCCTTATGAAACAGACGGAATTAATAACTTTATGCTAAAGCAGCAAATTGTCGGCTCTGTATTTAAGACAGTTGTTGCTGCAGCGGCAATTGATAATAAATTGGATAATAATGATGCTGTTTACAATTGCAGTCAGAAAATAAACGGAGATCCAGATCCAGTTTATCAGCATGGCATGCTTAACTTTACAGATAGCTTTGCTGTCAGCTGTAATAATACATTTGCGACGATTGCAAAGGATCTGCAAATCATCGATGAGCATATGCTGGAGGATTATGCCGATAAACTATCTTTAACGGCAACTGTTGGCTGGCAAGGATCTATTTTTCATTCGAGCGATTTCAAGCAAATACAGGATGAGGAAAAGGGCCGAGTGTTTTTATCAGAAGAAGCAAGAAAGGATAAGAATTATGTTGCATTAACAGGCATCGGTCAAAACGAAGTGAGAGTTACCCCTCTCGCTGTTGCGAATATGATGGCGACAATCGCGAGAGGCGGGGAAAAGCAGGCAGTTAGAGTCGCTTCAGAAATAGAATATAAAAATGGCAGCACATTGCTTACATTTGAGCAAAAACAACTGGCTGGGGACACGATTAAACCATATACAGCAGAGCGGCTTCAAAAGCTTCTAAGAGAAGTTGTCGAGAATAAAGAAGGCACTGGCAGATGGTTTCAGAACTTGCCATATGAAGTGGCTGGAAAATCTGGAACAGCAGAAACTGGCATATACAAAGGAAAAGAGCAGCTTCATAATAAGTGGTTTGCAGGTTATTTTCCGTATGATAATCCGAAGTATGCCCTTGTAGCCGTTAATCTTGAAGTATTTGCTGATGAAGGAGGAGTCAATCCGCTGTTTGCAGATATGGTTAAAATGGTGTATGACCATGATCATAATGAAAACAAGCAGGAGTAG
- a CDS encoding peptidase U32 family protein, with translation MTAVKTPISEIRDGKRIIVKKPELLAPAGNLEKLKIAVAYGADAVFIGGQEYGLRSNAGNFTFEEMKEGVEFAKGYNAKIYVTTNIFAHNENIDGLEDYLLGLKEAGIHGIIVADPLIIETCRRVAPEIEVHLSTQQSLSNWKAVQYWKEEGLERVVLARETSAEEIEEMKEKVDIEIETFIHGAMCIAYSGRCTLSNHMTARDSNRGGCCQSCRWDYDLYRLEGEQENPLFSEEDAPFAMSPKDLKLIESIPRMIEIGIDSLKVEGRMKSIHYVATVVSVYRKVIDAYCADPDNFVIDPEWLKELDKCANRETAPAFFEGQPGYKEQMFGNHSKKTSFDFAGLVLDYDKEEKIVTLQQRNFFKPGQEVEFFGPEITNFTTVVETIWDEKGNVLEAARHPLQIVKFKVDHPVFPNNMMRKEL, from the coding sequence ATGACAGCAGTGAAAACACCTATCTCTGAAATACGAGATGGTAAAAGAATCATTGTCAAAAAACCGGAGCTTTTAGCACCTGCAGGTAATCTTGAAAAGCTGAAGATAGCTGTTGCTTATGGTGCTGATGCGGTTTTTATCGGGGGACAGGAATACGGACTCCGCTCAAACGCTGGAAACTTCACTTTTGAAGAAATGAAAGAGGGAGTGGAATTCGCAAAAGGCTATAATGCAAAAATTTATGTAACAACAAATATTTTTGCTCATAATGAAAATATCGATGGATTGGAAGACTACCTGCTTGGACTTAAGGAAGCAGGAATTCATGGCATTATCGTGGCTGATCCATTGATTATTGAAACATGCCGCAGAGTTGCACCTGAAATAGAGGTTCACTTAAGCACACAGCAATCTCTGTCTAACTGGAAAGCAGTACAGTATTGGAAAGAGGAGGGCTTAGAACGAGTTGTTCTTGCCCGTGAAACTAGTGCTGAAGAAATTGAGGAAATGAAAGAAAAAGTCGATATTGAAATTGAGACATTTATACATGGCGCAATGTGTATCGCGTATTCTGGAAGATGTACTTTAAGCAATCATATGACTGCAAGGGATTCTAACAGAGGTGGTTGCTGCCAATCATGCCGCTGGGATTATGATCTATACAGACTGGAGGGCGAGCAAGAAAACCCGCTTTTCTCTGAAGAAGATGCACCTTTTGCTATGAGTCCGAAAGATTTAAAGCTGATTGAATCGATTCCTCGCATGATTGAAATAGGCATTGACAGCTTGAAGGTTGAAGGACGAATGAAATCCATTCACTACGTGGCAACTGTTGTCAGCGTATACCGTAAAGTGATAGATGCATATTGTGCTGATCCTGATAATTTCGTAATTGACCCAGAATGGTTAAAGGAACTTGATAAATGTGCAAACAGAGAGACAGCTCCAGCCTTTTTTGAAGGACAGCCAGGGTATAAAGAGCAAATGTTTGGTAATCATAGCAAAAAGACAAGCTTTGATTTCGCTGGTCTTGTTCTTGACTATGACAAGGAAGAAAAGATAGTGACGCTTCAGCAGCGTAACTTCTTTAAACCAGGACAGGAAGTAGAGTTCTTCGGTCCAGAAATAACTAATTTTACGACAGTTGTTGAGACAATATGGGATGAAAAAGGCAATGTGCTTGAAGCAGCTCGCCATCCGCTACAAATAGTTAAATTTAAAGTGGATCACCCTGTATTTCCAAATAACATGATGAGAAAGGAGCTCTAA
- a CDS encoding IreB family regulatory phosphoprotein: MSSFDKTMRFNFPEEPYEHDVKEVLNQVYDALQEKGYNPINQIVGYLLSGDPAYIPRHMDARNIMRKLERDEIIEELVKFYLKQQRED, from the coding sequence ATGAGCTCATTTGACAAAACAATGAGATTCAATTTTCCTGAAGAACCATATGAACATGACGTAAAAGAAGTACTGAACCAAGTGTATGATGCTCTTCAAGAAAAAGGCTATAACCCAATTAACCAAATTGTCGGCTATCTACTTTCAGGAGACCCTGCATATATACCGCGCCATATGGATGCACGAAATATAATGCGCAAACTAGAGCGTGATGAGATCATAGAAGAGCTTGTCAAGTTCTATTTAAAACAGCAACGAGAGGATTAA